A region of Streptomyces sp. WMMC500 DNA encodes the following proteins:
- a CDS encoding GNAT family N-acetyltransferase, which yields MLTTTTTRLLEPAELDAARAVLDREPVANAFVASRVAVAGLDPWRLGGELWGWYAGGRLESLCYAGANLVPVCATPEAVRGFAERARRAGRRCSSIVGPAGPTAGLWSLLEPAWGPAREVRARQPLMVTTSVPADVEPDPLVRRIRKDEMDLIMPACVAMFTEEVGVSPLAGDGGLLYQARVAELVGGGRSFARVEDGEVVFKAEIGAATAHACQIQGVWVAPEHRGRGLSETGLAAVLRYALREVAPVVSLYVNDYNTVARAAYRRVGFREVGAFMSVLF from the coding sequence GTGTTGACGACCACCACCACACGGCTGCTGGAGCCCGCCGAGCTCGACGCGGCTCGCGCCGTGCTCGACCGCGAACCGGTCGCCAACGCGTTCGTCGCCTCCCGCGTCGCCGTCGCGGGCCTCGACCCCTGGCGGCTCGGCGGTGAGCTGTGGGGCTGGTACGCGGGCGGGCGACTGGAGTCCCTCTGCTACGCGGGCGCCAACCTGGTGCCCGTCTGCGCCACCCCCGAGGCCGTACGCGGCTTCGCCGAGCGCGCCCGGCGCGCCGGGCGGCGCTGCTCCTCGATCGTCGGCCCGGCCGGCCCCACCGCCGGGCTGTGGTCCCTGCTGGAGCCCGCCTGGGGGCCCGCGCGCGAGGTGCGCGCGCGGCAGCCGCTGATGGTCACCACCTCGGTGCCCGCGGACGTCGAGCCGGACCCGCTGGTCCGCCGCATCCGCAAGGACGAGATGGACCTGATCATGCCGGCCTGCGTGGCGATGTTCACCGAGGAGGTCGGCGTCTCGCCGCTCGCCGGGGACGGCGGGCTGCTGTACCAGGCGCGGGTCGCCGAACTCGTCGGCGGCGGCCGGTCCTTCGCGCGCGTGGAGGACGGCGAGGTCGTCTTCAAGGCGGAGATCGGCGCGGCGACGGCGCACGCGTGCCAGATCCAGGGCGTGTGGGTGGCGCCGGAGCACCGCGGGCGCGGGCTGTCGGAGACGGGCCTGGCGGCGGTCCTGCGGTACGCGCTGCGCGAGGTGGCGCCGGTGGTCAGCCTGTACGTGAACGACTACAACACGGTGGCCCGCGCGGCGTACCGCAGGGTGGGCTTCCGCGAGGTCGGCGCGTTCATGAGCGTGCTGTTCTGA
- the ispG gene encoding flavodoxin-dependent (E)-4-hydroxy-3-methylbut-2-enyl-diphosphate synthase: MTAVSLGMPSVPLKMAERRASRKLQVGSVAVGGDAPVSVQSMTTTRTSDVGATLQQIAELTASGCQIVRVACPTQDDADALSVIAEKSQIPVIADIHFQPKYVYAAIDAGCAAVRVNPGNIKKFDDQVKQIARAASAAGTPIRIGVNAGSLDQRLLAKYGKATPEALVESALWECSLFEEHGFTDIKISVKHNDPVVMVNAYRQLAARCDYPLHLGVTEAGPAFQGTIKSAVAFGSLLGEGIGDTIRVSLSAPPVEEVKVGIQILESLGLRERRLEIVSCPSCGRAQVDVYKLADEVTAGLDGMEVPLRVAVMGCVVNGPGEAREADLGVASGNGKGQIFVKGEVIKTVPESKIVETLIEEAMKIADRMEADGAAAGEPEVTVG, encoded by the coding sequence ATGACTGCCGTTTCGCTGGGAATGCCGTCCGTTCCGCTGAAGATGGCCGAGCGCAGGGCGAGTCGTAAGTTGCAGGTCGGGTCCGTCGCCGTCGGCGGCGACGCGCCGGTCTCCGTCCAGTCGATGACCACCACCCGCACCTCCGACGTCGGCGCCACCCTCCAGCAGATCGCCGAGCTGACCGCCTCCGGCTGCCAGATCGTCCGGGTGGCCTGTCCCACGCAGGACGACGCCGACGCGCTGTCCGTGATCGCCGAGAAGTCGCAGATCCCCGTCATCGCGGACATCCACTTCCAGCCCAAGTACGTCTACGCCGCGATCGACGCCGGCTGCGCCGCGGTCCGCGTGAACCCCGGCAACATCAAGAAGTTCGACGACCAGGTCAAGCAGATCGCCCGGGCCGCCTCCGCCGCCGGCACCCCCATCCGCATCGGGGTCAACGCCGGCTCGCTCGACCAGCGGCTGCTCGCGAAGTACGGCAAGGCCACCCCGGAGGCGCTGGTCGAGTCCGCGCTCTGGGAGTGCTCGCTCTTCGAGGAGCACGGCTTCACGGACATCAAGATCTCGGTGAAGCACAACGACCCGGTCGTCATGGTCAACGCCTACCGGCAGCTCGCCGCCCGGTGCGACTACCCGCTGCACCTCGGCGTCACCGAGGCGGGCCCCGCCTTCCAGGGCACCATCAAGTCCGCCGTCGCCTTCGGCTCGCTCCTCGGCGAGGGCATCGGCGACACCATCCGCGTCTCCCTCTCCGCCCCGCCGGTGGAGGAGGTCAAGGTCGGCATCCAGATCCTGGAGTCCCTCGGGCTGCGCGAGCGCCGGCTGGAGATCGTCTCCTGCCCGTCCTGCGGCCGCGCCCAGGTCGACGTCTACAAGCTCGCCGACGAGGTCACCGCCGGCCTGGACGGCATGGAGGTGCCGCTGCGCGTCGCCGTCATGGGCTGCGTCGTCAACGGCCCGGGCGAGGCCCGCGAGGCCGACCTCGGCGTTGCCTCCGGCAACGGCAAGGGCCAGATCTTCGTCAAGGGAGAGGTCATCAAGACCGTTCCCGAGTCGAAGATCGTCGAGACGCTGATCGAGGAGGCGATGAAGATCGCCGACCGGATGGAGGCCGACGGCGCCGCCGCCGGCGAGCCGGAGGTCACCGTCGGCTGA
- a CDS encoding site-2 protease family protein, translating to MTTLMTILGIVVFAFGLLVSIAWHELGHLSTAKMFGIRVPQYMVGFGPTMWSRKKGETEYGIKWIPLGGYIRMIGMFPPGEDGRVQQRSTSPFRGMIEDARQAAYEELKPGDESRLFYTRAPWKRVIVMFAGPFMNLVLAVVVFVGVMMTFGIATQTTTVGSVSDCVIKAESVAENPDRKCREGDPAAPAKKAGLERGDEIVAFNGRPVDDWEGLQNSIRNTIGPATVTVERDGRRVDLHPTLTENTVSKSDGDGGYVDGEYVKAGFLGFTPATGVVRQDFGQSVERMGDMVVNGVDALIALPSKVPDLWNAAFQGEERKEDSPVGVVGAARVGGEVLNLDIPPEQRVASMLLLVAGFNLSLFLFNMLPLLPLDGGHIAGALWESVRRAFARVFRRPDPGPFDVAKLMPVAYVVAGVFICFTLLVLVADVVNPVKLTG from the coding sequence ATGACGACACTCATGACGATTCTCGGCATCGTCGTCTTCGCCTTCGGGCTCCTCGTCTCCATCGCCTGGCACGAACTCGGCCACCTCAGCACGGCCAAGATGTTCGGCATCCGCGTCCCCCAGTACATGGTCGGCTTCGGCCCCACCATGTGGTCCCGGAAGAAGGGGGAGACGGAGTACGGCATCAAGTGGATCCCGCTCGGCGGCTACATCCGCATGATCGGGATGTTCCCGCCCGGCGAGGACGGGCGGGTGCAGCAGCGCTCCACCTCGCCGTTCCGCGGGATGATCGAGGACGCACGGCAGGCGGCGTACGAGGAGCTGAAGCCCGGCGACGAGAGCCGGCTGTTCTACACGCGGGCCCCGTGGAAGCGGGTCATCGTGATGTTCGCCGGGCCGTTCATGAACCTGGTGCTGGCCGTCGTGGTGTTCGTCGGCGTCATGATGACGTTCGGCATCGCCACGCAGACCACCACCGTCGGCTCGGTCTCCGACTGCGTGATCAAGGCCGAGTCGGTCGCCGAGAACCCGGACCGCAAGTGCCGGGAAGGCGACCCCGCCGCGCCCGCGAAGAAGGCGGGACTGGAGCGCGGCGACGAGATCGTGGCGTTCAACGGCCGCCCGGTCGACGACTGGGAGGGCCTGCAGAACAGCATCCGCAACACCATCGGCCCGGCCACCGTCACCGTCGAGCGTGACGGCCGACGCGTCGACCTGCACCCCACCCTCACCGAGAACACGGTGAGCAAGAGCGACGGCGACGGCGGCTACGTCGACGGCGAGTACGTCAAGGCCGGCTTCCTCGGCTTCACGCCCGCCACCGGCGTGGTCAGGCAGGACTTCGGCCAGTCCGTGGAGCGCATGGGCGACATGGTCGTCAACGGCGTCGACGCGCTCATCGCGCTGCCGTCGAAGGTTCCCGACCTGTGGAACGCGGCGTTCCAGGGGGAGGAGCGCAAGGAGGACTCGCCGGTCGGCGTCGTCGGCGCGGCCCGGGTCGGCGGCGAGGTGCTGAACCTCGACATCCCGCCCGAGCAGCGGGTGGCGTCCATGCTGCTGCTGGTCGCCGGCTTCAACCTCTCGCTGTTCTTGTTCAACATGCTGCCGCTGCTGCCGCTGGACGGCGGGCACATCGCCGGGGCGCTGTGGGAGTCGGTGCGGCGCGCGTTCGCGCGGGTCTTCCGGCGACCCGACCCCGGGCCGTTCGACGTCGCCAAACTGATGCCGGTGGCGTACGTGGTCGCCGGGGTGTTCATCTGCTTCACGCTGCTGGTGCTCGTCGCGGACGTGGTGAACCCGGTGAAGCTCACCGGCTGA
- the dxr gene encoding 1-deoxy-D-xylulose-5-phosphate reductoisomerase produces MTDTPAAPLADPHLRSATAATGATGGTADEGPREIVVLGSTGSVGTQAVDIVLRNPDRFRVTALSAAGGRVELLAEQAHRLRVRRVAVARADKAGEVAKALAARYGAGEPLPEVLAGPDAAAEVAAGECHTVLNGITGSIGLAPTLAALGAGRMLALANKESLIVGGPLVKDVARHGQIVPVDSEHSALYQALLGGARGEVRKLLVTASGGPFRGRTREELTDVTPEQALAHPTWAMGPVVTINSATLVNKGLEVIEAHLLYDVPFDRIEVVVHPQSHVHSMVEFTDGSTLAQASPPDMRMPISLALGWPARVPDAAPAFSWSTAATWEFFPLDEKAFPSVPLACHVGALGGTAPAVFNAANEECVDAFLTGRLPFLGIMDTVSQVVAEHGTDAPGTRLTVADVLEAETWARARARELAGLPADQHDK; encoded by the coding sequence ATGACCGACACCCCCGCTGCCCCGCTCGCCGATCCGCACCTGCGTTCCGCCACCGCCGCGACCGGCGCGACCGGCGGGACCGCCGATGAAGGCCCCCGCGAGATCGTCGTCCTCGGCTCCACCGGCTCCGTCGGCACCCAGGCCGTCGACATCGTGCTGCGCAACCCGGACCGGTTCCGGGTCACGGCCCTGTCCGCGGCCGGCGGCCGGGTGGAGCTGCTGGCCGAGCAGGCGCACAGGCTGCGGGTGCGCCGCGTCGCCGTCGCCCGCGCGGACAAGGCCGGCGAGGTGGCGAAGGCGCTGGCCGCGCGGTACGGGGCCGGGGAGCCGCTGCCCGAAGTGCTGGCGGGCCCGGACGCCGCCGCCGAGGTCGCCGCCGGCGAGTGCCACACCGTGCTCAACGGCATCACCGGCTCCATCGGCCTCGCGCCCACCCTGGCCGCCCTCGGGGCCGGCCGGATGCTGGCGCTGGCCAACAAGGAGTCGCTGATCGTCGGCGGCCCGCTGGTCAAGGACGTGGCCCGGCACGGCCAGATCGTGCCCGTGGACTCCGAGCACTCCGCCCTCTACCAGGCCCTGCTCGGCGGCGCCCGCGGCGAGGTGCGCAAGCTGCTCGTCACCGCCTCCGGCGGCCCGTTCCGCGGCAGGACGCGCGAGGAGCTGACGGACGTCACCCCGGAGCAGGCGCTCGCCCACCCCACGTGGGCCATGGGCCCGGTCGTCACCATCAACTCCGCGACCCTCGTCAACAAGGGCCTGGAGGTCATCGAGGCGCACCTGCTCTACGACGTGCCCTTCGACCGCATCGAGGTCGTCGTCCACCCGCAGTCCCACGTGCACTCCATGGTCGAGTTCACGGACGGCTCCACGCTGGCCCAGGCGAGTCCGCCCGACATGCGGATGCCGATCTCGCTGGCGCTGGGCTGGCCGGCCCGGGTGCCGGACGCCGCGCCCGCCTTCTCCTGGTCCACCGCCGCCACCTGGGAGTTCTTCCCGCTGGACGAGAAGGCGTTCCCGTCCGTGCCGCTCGCCTGCCACGTCGGCGCGCTCGGCGGCACCGCCCCGGCGGTCTTCAACGCCGCGAACGAGGAGTGTGTCGACGCCTTCCTCACCGGCAGGCTCCCGTTCCTTGGCATCATGGACACGGTCAGCCAGGTCGTCGCGGAACACGGCACGGACGCTCCGGGAACCCGGCTGACGGTCGCGGACGTCCTCGAAGCCGAGACCTGGGCGCGCGCCCGGGCCAGGGAGCTGGCCGGGCTGCCGGCCGACCAGCACGACAAGTGA
- a CDS encoding sulfite exporter TauE/SafE family protein: MDFSWSMVVAGALVGCMVGLTGMGGGALMTPIMVTVFGVNPTQAIGSDLATSVFMKPFGAAVHQKAGTVRWDVVRWLLPTGVPAAFCGAFLLQFLGEGDDLQSRVKIVIGAALLLAVTGMLARMWLDRRRAARDGEETEDAHVPVRPGATLLIGLVGGLVVGMTSVGSGSLIIVMLMLVHPRLKANHLVGTDLVQAIPIVAAAAAGHFIVGDASLGLAAVLLLGAIPGVLVGAVLSTRAPGAVLRWVLAVILLATGLSLVHVPETVIVPACVVLAAYAVVSSRPRRPRAATAAATAGADGGPAGEAGDGIERASAPRRL; encoded by the coding sequence ATGGACTTTTCGTGGTCGATGGTCGTGGCCGGCGCCCTCGTGGGCTGCATGGTCGGCCTCACGGGCATGGGCGGCGGCGCCCTCATGACCCCCATCATGGTGACGGTCTTCGGTGTCAATCCCACCCAGGCCATCGGCAGCGACCTGGCGACGTCGGTGTTCATGAAGCCCTTCGGCGCCGCCGTGCACCAGAAGGCGGGCACCGTCCGCTGGGACGTGGTGCGCTGGCTGCTGCCCACCGGGGTGCCGGCCGCGTTCTGCGGCGCCTTTCTGCTGCAGTTCCTCGGCGAGGGGGACGATCTGCAGAGCCGGGTGAAGATCGTCATCGGCGCCGCCCTGCTGCTCGCCGTCACCGGCATGCTCGCCCGGATGTGGCTCGACCGGCGGCGCGCCGCGCGCGACGGCGAGGAGACCGAGGACGCGCACGTGCCCGTACGGCCCGGGGCCACGCTGCTCATCGGCCTCGTCGGCGGCCTCGTCGTCGGCATGACGTCGGTCGGCTCGGGCTCGCTGATCATCGTGATGCTGATGCTCGTGCACCCCAGGCTCAAGGCCAACCACCTCGTCGGCACCGACCTCGTCCAGGCCATCCCGATCGTCGCCGCGGCGGCGGCCGGCCACTTCATCGTCGGCGACGCCAGCCTCGGGCTGGCCGCCGTGCTGCTCCTCGGCGCGATTCCGGGCGTGCTGGTCGGCGCCGTGCTCTCCACCCGCGCCCCCGGTGCCGTGCTGCGCTGGGTGCTGGCGGTCATCCTGCTCGCCACCGGACTGTCCCTGGTGCACGTGCCGGAGACCGTCATCGTGCCCGCCTGCGTCGTCCTCGCCGCGTACGCCGTGGTCAGCAGCCGCCCCCGGCGCCCGCGGGCCGCGACCGCCGCCGCCACCGCGGGGGCGGACGGCGGACCGGCGGGTGAGGCGGGGGACGGCATCGAGAGGGCGTCTGCTCCGCGCCGGCTCTGA
- a CDS encoding metalloregulator ArsR/SmtB family transcription factor: MDDVFRALADGSRRELLDRLNERNGQTLRELCAGLEMSRQAVSKHLAVLESAGLVTAVRHGREKLHYLNPVPIHDLADRWIGRYERGRLTALSALRQALEGNSVNKPAFVYTIYIDTTAERLYEALTTPEFLKQYHGGWAPRSDWQAGSTVYWPTEENGEPQDLGQRVLVAEPGKRLVYTWHTLQPMHQEMLGMSDAEFEAARTERSQVAFDIEPAEIPQLGVKLTITHDGFDSPESKMLESVSGGWIMLASQLKSILERQPA; the protein is encoded by the coding sequence ATGGACGACGTCTTCCGGGCGCTCGCCGACGGCAGCCGCAGAGAGCTGCTCGACCGCCTCAACGAACGGAACGGCCAGACCCTGCGGGAGTTGTGCGCGGGGCTGGAGATGAGCAGGCAGGCGGTGAGCAAGCACCTGGCGGTGCTGGAGTCCGCCGGCCTGGTCACCGCGGTACGGCACGGCCGGGAGAAGCTGCACTACCTCAACCCCGTGCCGATCCACGACCTGGCCGACCGCTGGATCGGCCGGTACGAGCGCGGGCGTCTCACGGCCCTGTCCGCGCTCAGGCAAGCGTTGGAAGGAAATTCCGTGAACAAGCCCGCGTTCGTCTACACGATCTACATCGACACCACGGCCGAGCGGCTCTACGAGGCGCTGACGACACCCGAGTTCCTGAAGCAGTACCACGGCGGCTGGGCGCCCCGCTCCGACTGGCAGGCCGGCTCCACCGTCTACTGGCCCACGGAGGAGAACGGCGAGCCCCAGGACCTGGGCCAGCGCGTCCTGGTGGCCGAGCCCGGCAAGCGGCTGGTGTACACCTGGCACACGCTGCAGCCGATGCACCAGGAGATGCTGGGCATGTCCGACGCGGAGTTCGAAGCGGCACGCACGGAGCGTTCGCAGGTCGCCTTCGACATCGAGCCGGCCGAGATCCCGCAGTTGGGGGTGAAGCTGACCATCACCCACGACGGCTTCGACAGCCCGGAGAGCAAGATGCTCGAAAGCGTCAGCGGCGGCTGGATCATGCTCGCCTCGCAGCTCAAGTCGATCCTGGAGCGGCAGCCGGCCTGA
- a CDS encoding acyl-CoA dehydrogenase family protein, protein MTAASTRPSVSEKEAREVAEAAREQDWRKPSFAKELFLGRFRLDLIHPHPEPAPADVKRGEEFLATLRDFCEEHIDGARIERDAQIPDETVRGLKEIGAFGMKIDRKYGGLGLTQVYYNKSLALVGTASPAVGALLSAHQSIGVPQPLKIFGTEEQKEEFLPRCARTDISAFLLTEPDVGSDPARLAATAVPDGEGPDADYLLDGVKLWTTNGVVADLLVVMARVPKSEGHRGGISAFVVEAAAEGVTVENRNSFMGLRGIENGVTRFHQVRVPAANRIGPEGAGLKIALTTLNTGRLSLPALCVGAGKWCLKIARGWGGAREQWGRPVAAHEAVGAKISFIAATTFALEAVLDLSSQMADEDRNDIRIEAALAKLYGSEMASLMADELIQIRGGRGYETAESLAARGERAIPAEQIVRDLRINRIFEGSTEIMHLLIAREAVDAHLKVAGDLIDPQKNLSEKARAGARAGGFYARWLPKLVAGKGQVPRTYGEFHPPGHRDLSTHLRFVERGARRLARSTFYGMSRWQGRMETKQGFLGRVVDIGAELFAMSAACVRAEMLRTAAGRGGHGKEAYELADAFCRQARIRVEELFGRLWTNTDDLDRRVVRQVLDDAYTWLEEGIVDPSGDGPWIAEAEPGPAKTPNLHRPIR, encoded by the coding sequence ATGACCGCAGCATCCACACGGCCGTCCGTCTCCGAGAAGGAAGCCAGGGAGGTCGCCGAGGCCGCACGCGAGCAGGACTGGCGCAAACCCAGCTTCGCCAAGGAGCTGTTCCTCGGCCGCTTCCGGCTCGACCTCATCCACCCCCACCCCGAGCCCGCCCCCGCGGACGTGAAGCGCGGCGAGGAGTTCCTCGCCACGCTGCGCGACTTCTGCGAGGAGCACATCGACGGCGCCCGGATCGAGCGGGACGCGCAGATCCCGGACGAGACCGTCCGCGGGCTGAAGGAGATCGGCGCCTTCGGCATGAAGATCGACCGGAAGTACGGCGGTCTCGGCCTCACGCAGGTCTACTACAACAAGTCCCTCGCCCTCGTCGGCACCGCGAGCCCCGCCGTCGGGGCGCTGCTCTCGGCGCACCAGTCGATCGGCGTGCCGCAGCCGCTGAAGATCTTCGGCACCGAGGAGCAGAAGGAGGAGTTCCTGCCCCGGTGCGCCCGTACGGACATCTCCGCCTTCCTGCTCACCGAGCCCGACGTCGGCTCCGACCCGGCCCGGCTGGCGGCCACCGCGGTCCCCGACGGCGAAGGACCCGACGCGGACTACCTGCTCGACGGGGTGAAGCTCTGGACCACCAACGGCGTCGTCGCCGACCTGCTCGTGGTCATGGCGCGGGTGCCGAAGTCCGAGGGCCACCGGGGCGGCATCTCGGCGTTCGTCGTCGAGGCCGCCGCCGAGGGCGTCACGGTGGAGAACCGCAACAGCTTCATGGGCCTGCGCGGCATCGAGAACGGCGTCACCCGCTTCCATCAGGTGCGCGTCCCCGCCGCCAACCGCATCGGCCCCGAGGGCGCGGGCCTGAAGATCGCGCTCACCACGCTCAACACCGGGCGGCTCTCGCTGCCCGCGCTGTGCGTGGGCGCGGGCAAGTGGTGCCTGAAGATCGCCCGCGGCTGGGGCGGCGCCCGCGAGCAGTGGGGCCGGCCGGTCGCCGCGCACGAGGCCGTGGGCGCGAAGATCTCCTTCATCGCGGCGACGACCTTCGCGCTGGAAGCGGTGCTCGACCTGTCGTCGCAGATGGCCGACGAGGACCGCAACGACATCCGCATCGAGGCGGCGCTCGCGAAGCTCTACGGCTCGGAGATGGCCAGCCTCATGGCCGACGAGCTGATCCAGATCCGCGGCGGCCGGGGCTACGAGACCGCCGAGTCGCTCGCCGCCCGCGGCGAGAGGGCGATCCCGGCCGAGCAGATCGTCCGGGACCTGCGGATCAACCGGATCTTCGAGGGCTCGACCGAGATCATGCACCTGCTCATCGCCCGCGAGGCGGTGGACGCGCACCTCAAGGTGGCCGGCGACCTCATCGACCCGCAGAAGAACCTCTCCGAGAAGGCGCGCGCCGGCGCCCGGGCCGGCGGCTTCTACGCCCGCTGGCTGCCGAAGCTGGTCGCGGGCAAGGGGCAGGTGCCGCGGACGTACGGCGAGTTCCATCCGCCCGGGCACCGCGACCTCTCCACCCACCTGCGCTTCGTCGAGCGCGGCGCCCGCCGGCTGGCGCGCTCCACCTTCTACGGGATGTCCCGCTGGCAGGGCCGGATGGAGACCAAGCAGGGGTTCCTCGGCCGGGTGGTGGACATCGGCGCGGAGCTGTTCGCGATGAGCGCCGCGTGCGTACGGGCCGAGATGCTGCGCACCGCGGCCGGCCGGGGCGGGCACGGCAAGGAGGCGTACGAACTGGCCGACGCCTTCTGCCGGCAGGCCCGCATCCGGGTCGAGGAGCTGTTCGGCCGGCTGTGGACGAACACCGACGACCTTGACCGCCGTGTGGTGCGGCAGGTGCTGGACGACGCGTACACCTGGCTGGAGGAGGGCATCGTCGACCCGTCGGGCGACGGCCCGTGGATCGCCGAGGCCGAGCCGGGCCCGGCGAAGACGCCGAACCTGCACCGGCCCATCCGCTAG
- a CDS encoding aldehyde dehydrogenase family protein encodes MTSTQAFWLAGRQATGEDTLDVTSPWDGRKVGTVSIPTDAQIEEAVAAAHAVKDDFAATPAHVRAAALDHVTKQIAGRAEEIARLISAENGKPLKWARGEVGRAVSTFRFATEEARRWGSGEGQRLDTDPGGAGRLAFSRRFPYGPVLGIAPFNFPLNLCAHKVAPALAVGAPIILKPAPATPLSALLLGELLAETDLPAGSWSVLPVPNDRMPDLTEDDRLPIISFTGSDKVGYAILEAVPGKRVTLELGGNGAAVVLADYSSEADLDHAAQRIGTFANYQAGQSCISVQRVVADASVYDRLVPKVVAAVEAQVTGDPADDATDVGPMVSEEAAKRLESWVEEAVGSGARVLTGGKRDGASYTPTVLTEVPSGVKISSEEAFGPVVAVQRADGEDAAFAAVNDSKYGLQAGVFTHDLQSAFRAQRKLEVGGVIVGDVPSYRADQMPYGGVKRSGMGREGVKYAMEDYTYEKVMVFTGLDAL; translated from the coding sequence GTGACTTCCACACAAGCGTTCTGGCTCGCCGGCCGGCAGGCGACCGGCGAGGACACCCTAGACGTCACCTCGCCCTGGGACGGCCGCAAGGTCGGCACGGTGAGCATTCCCACCGACGCCCAGATCGAGGAGGCCGTCGCCGCCGCGCACGCGGTGAAGGACGACTTCGCCGCCACCCCCGCACACGTGCGCGCCGCGGCGCTCGACCACGTGACCAAGCAGATCGCCGGGCGCGCCGAGGAGATCGCCCGGCTGATCTCCGCCGAGAACGGCAAGCCGCTGAAGTGGGCCCGCGGCGAGGTCGGCCGCGCCGTGTCCACGTTCCGCTTCGCCACCGAGGAGGCCCGCAGGTGGGGCAGCGGCGAGGGCCAGCGGCTGGACACCGACCCGGGCGGCGCCGGGAGGCTGGCCTTCAGCCGTCGCTTCCCGTACGGCCCGGTCCTCGGCATCGCGCCGTTCAACTTCCCGCTGAACCTGTGCGCCCACAAGGTCGCCCCGGCACTCGCCGTCGGCGCGCCGATCATCCTCAAGCCCGCCCCCGCCACCCCGCTGTCGGCGCTGCTGCTGGGCGAGCTGCTGGCGGAGACCGACCTGCCGGCGGGGAGCTGGAGCGTGCTGCCGGTGCCGAACGACCGGATGCCCGACCTCACCGAGGACGACCGGCTGCCGATCATCTCCTTCACCGGCTCGGACAAGGTCGGCTACGCGATCCTGGAGGCCGTCCCCGGCAAGCGCGTCACCCTGGAGCTGGGCGGCAACGGCGCCGCGGTCGTCCTGGCCGACTACTCCTCCGAGGCCGACCTCGACCACGCCGCGCAGCGGATCGGCACGTTCGCCAACTACCAGGCGGGCCAGTCGTGCATCTCCGTCCAGCGCGTGGTCGCCGACGCCTCGGTGTACGACCGCCTGGTGCCCAAGGTCGTCGCGGCCGTGGAGGCGCAGGTCACCGGCGACCCGGCGGACGACGCGACCGACGTCGGCCCGATGGTCAGCGAGGAGGCGGCCAAGCGGCTGGAGTCCTGGGTCGAGGAGGCCGTGGGTTCCGGCGCCCGGGTGCTGACGGGCGGCAAGCGGGACGGCGCCTCGTACACGCCGACGGTGCTGACGGAGGTGCCGAGCGGCGTGAAGATCTCCAGCGAGGAGGCGTTCGGGCCGGTCGTCGCGGTGCAGCGGGCGGACGGCGAGGACGCCGCTTTCGCGGCCGTCAACGACTCGAAGTACGGGCTGCAGGCGGGCGTGTTCACGCACGACCTGCAGAGCGCCTTCCGGGCGCAGCGGAAGCTGGAGGTCGGCGGCGTGATCGTCGGCGACGTCCCGTCGTACCGCGCGGACCAGATGCCGTACGGGGGCGTGAAGCGCTCCGGCATGGGGCGCGAGGGCGTGAAGTACGCGATGGAGGACTACACGTACGAGAAGGTCATGGTCTTCACGGGCCTCGACGCACTCTGA